A stretch of Dermochelys coriacea isolate rDerCor1 chromosome 6, rDerCor1.pri.v4, whole genome shotgun sequence DNA encodes these proteins:
- the FBXO34 gene encoding F-box only protein 34 isoform X2 gives MKTSYRAGLHREPLNSTSSTFHQVKRASGMHLKPYLKLQKKERSLDISQDSLRGLHMNHQRSAQEEKYTNNCTKLSILSTSPVVTPSRKPLGIIYPNTMCNMSGKAPAEGPSVEKKKNAPSATIHQGDEGEGPLDIWAVVKPGNTKEKIAFFASQQCNNNRMGSMKLKSSWDIDGRSAKRRKKSVDLIKAKIQLERMREANRRCAQPEPFACGIEHCSVHYVNDNGEGIFPGRSLSVIEMVAFLEHRASALLADCTKNCMNASTTRLSGQSKGALPASDPFSAPGACEVHSEKGTCGSGEQQNEPVRVLDMVAKLESECLRRQSEREAGSLSRNNSFRRNIGRMLLANGTQSECDTGKVSSKVLGQEVSLKDPITVDDDGQRTKRGPSAADELWEGAASGQQSLGAVAAVDIHMVNISIKLDQETSVRPSSRDDSEIIVEPLGSIPSACPVAVGLSSDAMQSKSTTVDCSAREPVSIPNHLHPTRRESLSISISVTKTEKGCRKEQPSNFSFGEDPLPGRLFFLYPGHQNKQEHTGLEESTKEKPGEVGQTGDAADNKVYEINSVSIEPFALSVSPMESALQVLDTSCLKRQVSHDFLETRFKIQQLLEPQQYMAFLPHHIMVKIFRLLPTRSLVALKCTCCYFRFIIEYYNIRPADSRWVRDPRYKEDPCKQCKKKYVKGDVSLCRWHPKPYCQALPYGPGYWMCCHKSQKGIPGCKLGLHDNHWVPACHSFNRTLHKKTRGGGADVEEEY, from the exons ATGAAGACTTCCTACAGAGCTGGCCTCCACAGGGAACCACTGAATTCCACATCTTCGACATTCCATCAAGTCAAACG GGCTTCTGGCATGCACTTAAAGCCATACCTCAAATTACAGAAGAAAGAGCGATCTCTAGATATAAGCCAAGATTCCCTGAGAGGTCTGCATATGAACCATCAAAGGTCAGCCCAGGAGGAAAAGTATACAAACAACTGCACCAAACTGAGCATTTTATCTACGTCCCCGGTCGTGACTCCATCTCGAAAGCCTTTGGGAATTATTTATCCTAATACTATGTGCAATATGAGTGGGAAAGCTCCAGCAGAAGGCCCAAGTGttgagaagaagaagaatgccCCATCGGCAACAATCCaccagggggatgagggggaAGGACCGTTAGATATCTGGGCTGTCGTGAAACCTGGGAATACCAAGGAAAAGATTGCCTTCTTTGCATCCCAGCAGTGCAACAACAATAGGATGGGCTCAATGAAACTTAAAAGCTCCTGGGATATAGATGGAAGATCAGCTAAACGAAGGAAGAAATCCGTGGATCTTATAAAAGCAAAGATTCAATTAGAAAGAATGAGAGAGGCAAACAGGAGGTGCGCCCAGCCTGAGCCTTTTGCATGTGGCATTGAGCACTGTTCTGTACATTATGTTAATGACAATGGTGAAGGGATATTTCCAGGTCGATCCTTATCTGTAATCGAGATGGTAGCTTTTCTAGAACACAGAGCAAGTGCTTTGCTGGCCGACTGCACCAAAAACTGCATGAACGCTTCTACTACAAGGCTGAGTGGGCAATCCAAAGGTGCACTTCCTGCTTCTGACCCTTTCTCTGCCCCTGGGGCCTGCGAGGTACATTCTGAAAAAGGGACCTGTGGGAGTGGTGAGCAGCAGAATGAGCCTGTCCGTGTGCTGGACATGGTTGCAAAGCTTGAATCTGAGTGCTTGAGGCGCCAGAGCGAACGTGAAGCGGGGAGCCTATCCAGGAACAACAGCTTCCGGAGAAACATAGGGCGGATGTTACTGGCAAATGGCACGCAATCTGAGTGTGATACTGGGAAGGTATCTTCCAAAGTCCTTGGCCAGGAGGTAAGTTTAAAAGATCCCATTACAGTGGATGATGATGGACAGAGAACAAAGCGTGGCCCTTCGGCTGCTGATGAATTATGGGAAGGAGCTGCTTCTGGTCAGCAGTCCTTGGGGGCAGTAGCAGCTGTGGATATCCACATGGTGAACATCAGCATCAAGCTTGATCAAGAAACCTCAGTGAGACCCAGCAGCAGAGATGATTCTGAAATTATCGTGGAACCTCTGGGGTCCATCCCTTCTGCGTGTCCAGTAGCTGTTGGACTATCCTCGGATGCCATGCAGAGCAAGAGTACGACTGTTGATTGTTCGGCTAGAGAACCTGTATCTATTCCTAATCATTTGCATCCGACAAGGAGAGAGTCTTTATCCATCAGTATATCGGTCACCAAGACAGAGAAGGGGTGCAGGAAAGAGCAGCCTTCTAATTTTAGCTTTGGTGAAGATCCACTTCCAGGGAGGCTGTTCTTTCTATATCCTGGTCATCAAAACAAGCAAGAGCACACAGGGTTAGAGGAAAGTACTAAAGAAAAGCCAGGAGAAGTGGGTCAAACTGGGGATGCTGCTGATAATAAAGTGTATGAGATAAATAGTGTTTCCATAGAGCCATTTGCCCTTTCAGTATCTCCCATGGAAAGTGCTTTGCAGGTACTTGACACTTCTTGTTTGAAAAGGCAGGTGTCTCATGACTTTTTGGAGACTAGGTTTAAAATTCAGCAGCTTTTGGAGCCTCAGCAGTATATGGCCTTCCTGCCCCACCACATCATGGTTAAGATCTTCAGATTGCTCCCCACTAGGAGTCTAGTCGCTCTTAAATGTACTTGTTGTTACTTCAGATTTATCATTGAATACTACAACATACGGCCAGCTGATTCCCGCTGGGTCCGTGATCCACGTTACAAAGAAGATCCTTGCAAGCAGTGCAAGAAGAAGTACGTGAAAGGGGATGTGTCATTGTGCCGGTGGCATCCCAAACCCTACTGTCAAGCTTTACCATATGGCCCAGGGTATTGGATGTGCTGTCACAAGTCTCAAAAAGGCATCCCTGGGTGTAAATTAGGTCTTCATGACAATCATTGGGTCCCTGCATGCCACAGCTTTAACCGCACTCTTCACAAGAAaaccagaggaggaggagcagatgtGGAAGAGGAATATTAG
- the FBXO34 gene encoding F-box only protein 34 isoform X3 — translation MHLKPYLKLQKKERSLDISQDSLRGLHMNHQRSAQEEKYTNNCTKLSILSTSPVVTPSRKPLGIIYPNTMCNMSGKAPAEGPSVEKKKNAPSATIHQGDEGEGPLDIWAVVKPGNTKEKIAFFASQQCNNNRMGSMKLKSSWDIDGRSAKRRKKSVDLIKAKIQLERMREANRRCAQPEPFACGIEHCSVHYVNDNGEGIFPGRSLSVIEMVAFLEHRASALLADCTKNCMNASTTRLSGQSKGALPASDPFSAPGACEVHSEKGTCGSGEQQNEPVRVLDMVAKLESECLRRQSEREAGSLSRNNSFRRNIGRMLLANGTQSECDTGKVSSKVLGQEVSLKDPITVDDDGQRTKRGPSAADELWEGAASGQQSLGAVAAVDIHMVNISIKLDQETSVRPSSRDDSEIIVEPLGSIPSACPVAVGLSSDAMQSKSTTVDCSAREPVSIPNHLHPTRRESLSISISVTKTEKGCRKEQPSNFSFGEDPLPGRLFFLYPGHQNKQEHTGLEESTKEKPGEVGQTGDAADNKVYEINSVSIEPFALSVSPMESALQVLDTSCLKRQVSHDFLETRFKIQQLLEPQQYMAFLPHHIMVKIFRLLPTRSLVALKCTCCYFRFIIEYYNIRPADSRWVRDPRYKEDPCKQCKKKYVKGDVSLCRWHPKPYCQALPYGPGYWMCCHKSQKGIPGCKLGLHDNHWVPACHSFNRTLHKKTRGGGADVEEEY, via the coding sequence ATGCACTTAAAGCCATACCTCAAATTACAGAAGAAAGAGCGATCTCTAGATATAAGCCAAGATTCCCTGAGAGGTCTGCATATGAACCATCAAAGGTCAGCCCAGGAGGAAAAGTATACAAACAACTGCACCAAACTGAGCATTTTATCTACGTCCCCGGTCGTGACTCCATCTCGAAAGCCTTTGGGAATTATTTATCCTAATACTATGTGCAATATGAGTGGGAAAGCTCCAGCAGAAGGCCCAAGTGttgagaagaagaagaatgccCCATCGGCAACAATCCaccagggggatgagggggaAGGACCGTTAGATATCTGGGCTGTCGTGAAACCTGGGAATACCAAGGAAAAGATTGCCTTCTTTGCATCCCAGCAGTGCAACAACAATAGGATGGGCTCAATGAAACTTAAAAGCTCCTGGGATATAGATGGAAGATCAGCTAAACGAAGGAAGAAATCCGTGGATCTTATAAAAGCAAAGATTCAATTAGAAAGAATGAGAGAGGCAAACAGGAGGTGCGCCCAGCCTGAGCCTTTTGCATGTGGCATTGAGCACTGTTCTGTACATTATGTTAATGACAATGGTGAAGGGATATTTCCAGGTCGATCCTTATCTGTAATCGAGATGGTAGCTTTTCTAGAACACAGAGCAAGTGCTTTGCTGGCCGACTGCACCAAAAACTGCATGAACGCTTCTACTACAAGGCTGAGTGGGCAATCCAAAGGTGCACTTCCTGCTTCTGACCCTTTCTCTGCCCCTGGGGCCTGCGAGGTACATTCTGAAAAAGGGACCTGTGGGAGTGGTGAGCAGCAGAATGAGCCTGTCCGTGTGCTGGACATGGTTGCAAAGCTTGAATCTGAGTGCTTGAGGCGCCAGAGCGAACGTGAAGCGGGGAGCCTATCCAGGAACAACAGCTTCCGGAGAAACATAGGGCGGATGTTACTGGCAAATGGCACGCAATCTGAGTGTGATACTGGGAAGGTATCTTCCAAAGTCCTTGGCCAGGAGGTAAGTTTAAAAGATCCCATTACAGTGGATGATGATGGACAGAGAACAAAGCGTGGCCCTTCGGCTGCTGATGAATTATGGGAAGGAGCTGCTTCTGGTCAGCAGTCCTTGGGGGCAGTAGCAGCTGTGGATATCCACATGGTGAACATCAGCATCAAGCTTGATCAAGAAACCTCAGTGAGACCCAGCAGCAGAGATGATTCTGAAATTATCGTGGAACCTCTGGGGTCCATCCCTTCTGCGTGTCCAGTAGCTGTTGGACTATCCTCGGATGCCATGCAGAGCAAGAGTACGACTGTTGATTGTTCGGCTAGAGAACCTGTATCTATTCCTAATCATTTGCATCCGACAAGGAGAGAGTCTTTATCCATCAGTATATCGGTCACCAAGACAGAGAAGGGGTGCAGGAAAGAGCAGCCTTCTAATTTTAGCTTTGGTGAAGATCCACTTCCAGGGAGGCTGTTCTTTCTATATCCTGGTCATCAAAACAAGCAAGAGCACACAGGGTTAGAGGAAAGTACTAAAGAAAAGCCAGGAGAAGTGGGTCAAACTGGGGATGCTGCTGATAATAAAGTGTATGAGATAAATAGTGTTTCCATAGAGCCATTTGCCCTTTCAGTATCTCCCATGGAAAGTGCTTTGCAGGTACTTGACACTTCTTGTTTGAAAAGGCAGGTGTCTCATGACTTTTTGGAGACTAGGTTTAAAATTCAGCAGCTTTTGGAGCCTCAGCAGTATATGGCCTTCCTGCCCCACCACATCATGGTTAAGATCTTCAGATTGCTCCCCACTAGGAGTCTAGTCGCTCTTAAATGTACTTGTTGTTACTTCAGATTTATCATTGAATACTACAACATACGGCCAGCTGATTCCCGCTGGGTCCGTGATCCACGTTACAAAGAAGATCCTTGCAAGCAGTGCAAGAAGAAGTACGTGAAAGGGGATGTGTCATTGTGCCGGTGGCATCCCAAACCCTACTGTCAAGCTTTACCATATGGCCCAGGGTATTGGATGTGCTGTCACAAGTCTCAAAAAGGCATCCCTGGGTGTAAATTAGGTCTTCATGACAATCATTGGGTCCCTGCATGCCACAGCTTTAACCGCACTCTTCACAAGAAaaccagaggaggaggagcagatgtGGAAGAGGAATATTAG
- the FBXO34 gene encoding F-box only protein 34 isoform X1, which produces MTMAQSAYDERLRSPHHTRAGSSGMMGRCYWTSRLCIFWEGGLTNDQDLLSISSQYTQHRPQVWASGMHLKPYLKLQKKERSLDISQDSLRGLHMNHQRSAQEEKYTNNCTKLSILSTSPVVTPSRKPLGIIYPNTMCNMSGKAPAEGPSVEKKKNAPSATIHQGDEGEGPLDIWAVVKPGNTKEKIAFFASQQCNNNRMGSMKLKSSWDIDGRSAKRRKKSVDLIKAKIQLERMREANRRCAQPEPFACGIEHCSVHYVNDNGEGIFPGRSLSVIEMVAFLEHRASALLADCTKNCMNASTTRLSGQSKGALPASDPFSAPGACEVHSEKGTCGSGEQQNEPVRVLDMVAKLESECLRRQSEREAGSLSRNNSFRRNIGRMLLANGTQSECDTGKVSSKVLGQEVSLKDPITVDDDGQRTKRGPSAADELWEGAASGQQSLGAVAAVDIHMVNISIKLDQETSVRPSSRDDSEIIVEPLGSIPSACPVAVGLSSDAMQSKSTTVDCSAREPVSIPNHLHPTRRESLSISISVTKTEKGCRKEQPSNFSFGEDPLPGRLFFLYPGHQNKQEHTGLEESTKEKPGEVGQTGDAADNKVYEINSVSIEPFALSVSPMESALQVLDTSCLKRQVSHDFLETRFKIQQLLEPQQYMAFLPHHIMVKIFRLLPTRSLVALKCTCCYFRFIIEYYNIRPADSRWVRDPRYKEDPCKQCKKKYVKGDVSLCRWHPKPYCQALPYGPGYWMCCHKSQKGIPGCKLGLHDNHWVPACHSFNRTLHKKTRGGGADVEEEY; this is translated from the exons ATGACCATGGCACAGTCTGCATATGATGAGAGGTTGCGATCTCCTCATCACACAcgggctgggagcagtgggatGATGGGAAGGTGCTATTGGACCTCTAGATTGTGTATCTTCTGGGAAGGTGGACTAACAAATGATCAAGAcctcctgtccatcagttcccagTATACACAGCATAGACCTCAGGTTTG GGCTTCTGGCATGCACTTAAAGCCATACCTCAAATTACAGAAGAAAGAGCGATCTCTAGATATAAGCCAAGATTCCCTGAGAGGTCTGCATATGAACCATCAAAGGTCAGCCCAGGAGGAAAAGTATACAAACAACTGCACCAAACTGAGCATTTTATCTACGTCCCCGGTCGTGACTCCATCTCGAAAGCCTTTGGGAATTATTTATCCTAATACTATGTGCAATATGAGTGGGAAAGCTCCAGCAGAAGGCCCAAGTGttgagaagaagaagaatgccCCATCGGCAACAATCCaccagggggatgagggggaAGGACCGTTAGATATCTGGGCTGTCGTGAAACCTGGGAATACCAAGGAAAAGATTGCCTTCTTTGCATCCCAGCAGTGCAACAACAATAGGATGGGCTCAATGAAACTTAAAAGCTCCTGGGATATAGATGGAAGATCAGCTAAACGAAGGAAGAAATCCGTGGATCTTATAAAAGCAAAGATTCAATTAGAAAGAATGAGAGAGGCAAACAGGAGGTGCGCCCAGCCTGAGCCTTTTGCATGTGGCATTGAGCACTGTTCTGTACATTATGTTAATGACAATGGTGAAGGGATATTTCCAGGTCGATCCTTATCTGTAATCGAGATGGTAGCTTTTCTAGAACACAGAGCAAGTGCTTTGCTGGCCGACTGCACCAAAAACTGCATGAACGCTTCTACTACAAGGCTGAGTGGGCAATCCAAAGGTGCACTTCCTGCTTCTGACCCTTTCTCTGCCCCTGGGGCCTGCGAGGTACATTCTGAAAAAGGGACCTGTGGGAGTGGTGAGCAGCAGAATGAGCCTGTCCGTGTGCTGGACATGGTTGCAAAGCTTGAATCTGAGTGCTTGAGGCGCCAGAGCGAACGTGAAGCGGGGAGCCTATCCAGGAACAACAGCTTCCGGAGAAACATAGGGCGGATGTTACTGGCAAATGGCACGCAATCTGAGTGTGATACTGGGAAGGTATCTTCCAAAGTCCTTGGCCAGGAGGTAAGTTTAAAAGATCCCATTACAGTGGATGATGATGGACAGAGAACAAAGCGTGGCCCTTCGGCTGCTGATGAATTATGGGAAGGAGCTGCTTCTGGTCAGCAGTCCTTGGGGGCAGTAGCAGCTGTGGATATCCACATGGTGAACATCAGCATCAAGCTTGATCAAGAAACCTCAGTGAGACCCAGCAGCAGAGATGATTCTGAAATTATCGTGGAACCTCTGGGGTCCATCCCTTCTGCGTGTCCAGTAGCTGTTGGACTATCCTCGGATGCCATGCAGAGCAAGAGTACGACTGTTGATTGTTCGGCTAGAGAACCTGTATCTATTCCTAATCATTTGCATCCGACAAGGAGAGAGTCTTTATCCATCAGTATATCGGTCACCAAGACAGAGAAGGGGTGCAGGAAAGAGCAGCCTTCTAATTTTAGCTTTGGTGAAGATCCACTTCCAGGGAGGCTGTTCTTTCTATATCCTGGTCATCAAAACAAGCAAGAGCACACAGGGTTAGAGGAAAGTACTAAAGAAAAGCCAGGAGAAGTGGGTCAAACTGGGGATGCTGCTGATAATAAAGTGTATGAGATAAATAGTGTTTCCATAGAGCCATTTGCCCTTTCAGTATCTCCCATGGAAAGTGCTTTGCAGGTACTTGACACTTCTTGTTTGAAAAGGCAGGTGTCTCATGACTTTTTGGAGACTAGGTTTAAAATTCAGCAGCTTTTGGAGCCTCAGCAGTATATGGCCTTCCTGCCCCACCACATCATGGTTAAGATCTTCAGATTGCTCCCCACTAGGAGTCTAGTCGCTCTTAAATGTACTTGTTGTTACTTCAGATTTATCATTGAATACTACAACATACGGCCAGCTGATTCCCGCTGGGTCCGTGATCCACGTTACAAAGAAGATCCTTGCAAGCAGTGCAAGAAGAAGTACGTGAAAGGGGATGTGTCATTGTGCCGGTGGCATCCCAAACCCTACTGTCAAGCTTTACCATATGGCCCAGGGTATTGGATGTGCTGTCACAAGTCTCAAAAAGGCATCCCTGGGTGTAAATTAGGTCTTCATGACAATCATTGGGTCCCTGCATGCCACAGCTTTAACCGCACTCTTCACAAGAAaaccagaggaggaggagcagatgtGGAAGAGGAATATTAG